The following coding sequences lie in one Mycobacterium sp. Z3061 genomic window:
- a CDS encoding amidohydrolase family protein, producing the protein MIEHADGTRTPVIDASVHIFFPTNKDLRSFLREPFKSRGFPDYEMDWYGAPGSEYAPNTEGPERGRRYPGSDPDFVANELFSNRGVDVAILHPMGRGIMPDRHLGTALHAAHNEMMVSRWLEHAEFGDRFRGTIRVNPDDIAGAVRELEKWRGHPRVVQIGVPLQSREVYGKPQFWPLWEAAAEANLPVAVHIESGEGIGFPPTPSGHTRTYEQYVSFMALNYLYHLMNMIAEGVFERFPALKFVFADGAGDFVTPFIWRMDTFGRPHLEQTPWAPRIPSDYLPGHVYFVQGAMDGPGDVDFAGDWLRFTGKDDMVMFGSSYPHWQCGDITKLPQALSAEQHEKLCWRNAAELYGIDIAVGSGAQ; encoded by the coding sequence ATGATCGAACACGCCGATGGGACGCGTACGCCGGTCATCGACGCCAGCGTTCACATCTTCTTCCCGACCAACAAGGACCTGCGCAGCTTCCTACGTGAGCCGTTCAAGAGCCGCGGCTTCCCCGATTACGAGATGGACTGGTACGGCGCACCCGGCAGCGAGTACGCGCCGAATACCGAAGGACCTGAGCGCGGCCGCCGCTATCCCGGGTCGGACCCGGATTTCGTTGCCAATGAGCTGTTTTCGAATCGGGGGGTGGATGTGGCGATCCTGCACCCGATGGGGCGAGGGATCATGCCGGACCGCCACCTGGGCACCGCACTGCACGCCGCACACAACGAGATGATGGTGTCGCGTTGGCTCGAGCACGCCGAGTTCGGTGACCGCTTCCGTGGCACCATCCGGGTGAACCCCGACGACATCGCCGGCGCGGTGCGCGAACTGGAGAAATGGCGGGGGCATCCGCGGGTGGTGCAGATCGGCGTCCCACTGCAGTCGCGCGAGGTCTACGGCAAACCGCAGTTCTGGCCGTTGTGGGAAGCGGCGGCGGAGGCGAACCTTCCGGTGGCCGTGCACATCGAGTCGGGCGAGGGCATCGGGTTCCCGCCGACGCCTTCCGGACATACCCGCACCTACGAGCAATACGTCAGCTTCATGGCGCTGAACTACCTGTATCACCTGATGAACATGATCGCCGAGGGCGTGTTCGAGCGCTTTCCGGCCCTCAAATTCGTATTCGCGGACGGCGCGGGAGATTTCGTCACGCCGTTCATCTGGCGGATGGATACGTTCGGCCGCCCGCATCTCGAGCAGACACCGTGGGCGCCGCGGATACCGAGTGACTACCTGCCGGGCCACGTGTACTTCGTCCAGGGCGCCATGGACGGACCGGGTGACGTCGACTTCGCCGGGGATTGGCTGCGGTTCACCGGCAAGGACGACATGGTGATGTTCGGCTCCAGCTATCCGCACTGGCAATGCGGCGACATCACCAAATTGCCCCAGGCACTTTCGGCCGAGCAGCACGAGAAGTTGTGCTGGCGCAACGCGGCCGAGCTCTACGGCATAGACATCGCCGTCGGCTCGGGCGCACAGTAG
- a CDS encoding amidohydrolase family protein produces the protein MSLTHIHERVPAAERIAVRCVDSDVHPVPKRGEITQYIPEPWRSKFFLDHKVGELIYYDAPDYAHSFAMRVDTFPPDGEFPGSDPDMAFRQLIMEAGSDIAILEPGGRTPRLPEAHQAYSTALNHWQANHWLDGHNNWHQRWRGSICAAVEDPAGAAREIEEWAGHPYMAQILIKAEPRPSWGHPMYNPIWEAATKHDITVSCHLSRSNYEMLPTPPVGFPSYNHDFMVTYSLLAANQVMSLIFDGVFDRFPTLRIVFVEHAFTWILPLMWRMDSIYEARKSRVDIKRKPSDYVKDHIKFTTQPLDYPEDKTELTRMLEWMECEKILLFSSDYPHWTFDDPRWLVKHLPKGARDAVMYKNGIATYHLPETVPVLEGQVRVL, from the coding sequence ATGTCGCTGACTCACATACACGAACGGGTTCCCGCCGCCGAGCGCATCGCCGTCCGGTGCGTCGACTCCGACGTCCACCCGGTGCCCAAACGCGGTGAAATCACCCAGTACATCCCCGAGCCGTGGCGCAGCAAGTTCTTCCTCGACCACAAGGTCGGCGAGTTGATCTACTACGACGCACCCGACTACGCGCACTCCTTCGCGATGCGGGTCGACACCTTCCCGCCCGACGGCGAATTCCCGGGCAGCGACCCGGACATGGCGTTTCGGCAGCTGATCATGGAAGCCGGTTCCGATATCGCGATCCTGGAGCCGGGTGGGCGCACCCCGCGGCTACCCGAAGCTCACCAGGCCTACTCGACGGCCCTGAACCACTGGCAGGCCAACCACTGGCTGGACGGCCACAACAACTGGCATCAGCGCTGGCGTGGGTCGATCTGCGCGGCCGTCGAAGACCCCGCGGGTGCGGCCCGTGAGATCGAGGAGTGGGCCGGTCATCCGTACATGGCGCAGATTCTGATCAAGGCCGAACCGCGTCCGTCATGGGGACATCCCATGTACAACCCGATCTGGGAGGCGGCCACCAAGCACGACATCACGGTGAGCTGTCACCTGTCCCGCAGCAACTACGAGATGCTGCCGACGCCGCCCGTCGGGTTCCCCAGTTACAACCACGACTTCATGGTCACCTACTCGCTGCTGGCCGCCAACCAGGTGATGAGCCTGATCTTCGACGGCGTCTTCGACCGGTTCCCAACGCTGCGCATCGTGTTCGTCGAACACGCCTTCACCTGGATCCTGCCGCTGATGTGGCGGATGGACTCGATCTACGAGGCCCGCAAGTCGCGTGTCGACATCAAGCGCAAGCCGTCGGACTACGTCAAGGACCACATCAAGTTCACCACCCAGCCGCTGGACTATCCCGAGGACAAGACGGAGTTGACCCGGATGTTGGAGTGGATGGAATGCGAGAAGATCCTGTTGTTCTCCTCGGACTACCCGCACTGGACCTTCGACGATCCGCGCTGGCTGGTCAAGCATCTGCCCAAGGGTGCCCGGGACGCGGTGATGTACAAGAACGGCATCGCCACCTACCACCTCCCGGAGACCGTCCCGGTGCTCGAGGGTCAGGTCCGGGTGCTCTGA
- a CDS encoding Rieske 2Fe-2S domain-containing protein, protein MLEEKPRPRLAQGREHVVATVDEIPPGTHKLVPIGRHGVGVYNVHGTFYAIANYCPHQGGPLCSGRARGRTVVDETAAGDAVMVRDLEYIYCPWHQWGFELATGTTAVKPEWSIRTYPVRVIGNDVLVQA, encoded by the coding sequence ATGCTCGAGGAGAAGCCGCGACCCCGCCTGGCTCAGGGTCGCGAACACGTCGTCGCGACGGTGGACGAAATTCCCCCGGGCACACACAAATTGGTGCCGATCGGGCGGCACGGGGTGGGCGTGTACAACGTGCACGGCACCTTCTACGCGATCGCGAATTATTGCCCGCACCAAGGTGGTCCGCTGTGCTCGGGACGGGCCCGCGGACGCACCGTCGTCGACGAGACGGCCGCCGGTGACGCGGTGATGGTGCGCGACCTGGAATATATCTACTGCCCTTGGCATCAGTGGGGTTTCGAGCTGGCGACGGGTACCACCGCGGTCAAGCCGGAGTGGAGCATCCGCACCTACCCGGTCCGGGTCATCGGCAACGACGTATTGGTGCAGGCGTGA
- a CDS encoding alpha/beta hydrolase, producing the protein MSSLEINGGNVVYEMLGEAGDLIALTPGGRFSKDIEGLRPLAEALVDGGYRVLLWDRPNCGASDVQFYGQSESHMRAETLHKLVTGLGFQQCILAGGSGGARDSMLTTMLYPEMVTKLVVWNIVGGIYGTFVLGSFYIVPSILAVRGTGMDGVIKVSEWRDRIAENPANKQRFLDFDSADFLKVMLRWLNAFVSKPGQTIPGVEDEMFDRIRVPTLIIRGGENDMDHPKRTSLEVHCLIKGSELIDPPWPEDAWERASEDRAAGRVTHFNMFDTWVQAAPAILEFLDR; encoded by the coding sequence GTGTCGTCGCTCGAGATCAATGGCGGCAACGTCGTCTACGAGATGCTGGGTGAGGCAGGCGATCTCATCGCCCTGACGCCCGGTGGCCGGTTCAGCAAGGACATCGAGGGGTTGCGTCCGCTGGCTGAGGCGCTGGTCGACGGCGGCTACCGTGTGCTGTTGTGGGACCGCCCCAACTGTGGCGCCTCCGATGTGCAGTTCTACGGCCAGAGCGAATCGCACATGCGCGCCGAAACCCTGCACAAGCTGGTGACAGGTCTGGGTTTCCAGCAGTGCATCCTGGCCGGAGGCTCCGGCGGCGCAAGGGATTCCATGCTCACCACGATGCTCTACCCGGAAATGGTCACCAAGCTGGTGGTGTGGAACATCGTCGGCGGCATCTACGGCACGTTCGTGCTGGGTAGCTTCTATATCGTCCCAAGCATTCTCGCGGTGCGGGGCACCGGGATGGACGGCGTGATCAAGGTGTCGGAGTGGCGCGATCGCATCGCCGAGAACCCCGCCAACAAGCAGCGGTTCCTCGACTTCGACTCCGCCGATTTCCTCAAAGTGATGCTGCGCTGGCTCAATGCGTTCGTCTCCAAACCGGGACAGACCATTCCGGGCGTCGAGGACGAAATGTTCGACCGCATCAGGGTTCCCACGCTGATCATCCGAGGCGGCGAGAACGACATGGATCACCCGAAGCGCACCTCGCTGGAAGTGCATTGCCTGATCAAAGGTTCGGAGCTGATCGACCCACCGTGGCCGGAGGACGCCTGGGAACGGGCGTCCGAAGACCGCGCGGCGGGCCGGGTGACTCACTTCAACATGTTCGACACCTGGGTACAGGCCGCGCCCGCGATCCTCGAGTTCCTGGATCGCTGA
- a CDS encoding NADH-ubiquinone oxidoreductase-F iron-sulfur binding region domain-containing protein, which translates to MTTADVAISTVAWPGYPPRLLAEGREDLAAYRERGGYRLLGDADELLADVDASGLLGRGGAAFPLAVKLRAVRANGRSGAPVVVANGEEGEPASVKDRWLLRNRPHLVLDGLRLAAALVGAPRAYVFVSDADSARSVESALGEVDTRDVSIEVFPVQPGYVAGEETAAVQAINGGPAKPTDKPPRPFESGVDGRPTLVSNVETLANLAYIHGHGSAVFRSQGTAQSPGTFLATITGGGAGAVLYEIPHGLPFTELLARHGVSPAKVRGVLMGGYFAGLVNRRVLDTTLDHETIRGIGSGLGCGAISLITDECPVAVAAAVAAYFDRENAGQCGSCFNGTAAMAAAAAALRDGVATTEDLDRLKRWSVVLRGRGACGTLDAACNVAATLLEEFPDEVGRHLDGTCPDCSRGAYRAERPYEAIGGS; encoded by the coding sequence ATGACCACCGCCGACGTTGCGATCAGCACCGTCGCGTGGCCGGGTTACCCACCCCGACTGCTCGCCGAGGGCCGCGAGGATCTGGCGGCCTACCGCGAACGGGGTGGCTACCGACTGCTGGGCGACGCCGATGAACTGCTCGCCGATGTCGACGCCAGCGGACTGCTGGGCCGTGGCGGTGCGGCGTTCCCGCTCGCGGTGAAACTGCGGGCGGTACGGGCCAACGGGCGCTCGGGCGCCCCGGTCGTCGTCGCGAACGGCGAAGAGGGTGAGCCCGCTTCGGTCAAGGACCGGTGGCTGTTGCGCAACCGACCCCACCTGGTGCTTGACGGGCTGCGCCTGGCTGCGGCACTCGTAGGTGCCCCGCGCGCTTATGTGTTTGTCTCTGACGCGGATTCGGCGCGCAGTGTCGAGTCCGCACTGGGGGAAGTCGACACTCGCGATGTCAGCATCGAGGTGTTCCCGGTGCAGCCGGGCTACGTGGCCGGCGAGGAAACCGCGGCCGTGCAGGCCATCAACGGCGGACCGGCCAAACCGACCGACAAGCCGCCGCGTCCCTTCGAATCCGGGGTCGACGGGCGTCCGACGCTGGTGAGCAACGTCGAGACGCTGGCCAACTTGGCGTATATCCACGGCCACGGCTCGGCGGTGTTCCGCTCGCAGGGCACGGCACAGTCGCCGGGGACCTTCCTGGCCACCATCACCGGCGGCGGCGCGGGGGCCGTTCTCTACGAAATTCCGCATGGCTTGCCGTTTACCGAACTGCTTGCCCGGCATGGCGTTTCACCTGCAAAGGTACGCGGTGTCCTGATGGGAGGCTACTTCGCCGGGCTGGTCAACCGGCGGGTGCTGGACACCACTCTGGATCATGAGACGATTCGGGGCATCGGCAGCGGATTGGGCTGCGGCGCAATATCGTTGATCACCGACGAGTGCCCGGTCGCGGTCGCGGCAGCGGTCGCGGCATATTTCGACCGGGAGAACGCCGGGCAGTGCGGTTCGTGCTTCAACGGCACCGCGGCGATGGCCGCCGCCGCCGCAGCGCTGCGCGACGGTGTGGCGACCACCGAGGATCTCGACCGTTTGAAGCGCTGGTCGGTGGTGCTCCGGGGCCGTGGCGCCTGCGGCACGCTGGACGCCGCCTGCAACGTCGCGGCCACCCTGCTCGAGGAGTTTCCCGACGAGGTGGGGCGCCATCTCGATGGAACCTGTCCGGACTGCAGTCGCGGCGCATATCGCGCCGAGCGCCCCTACGAAGCCATCGGGGGATCATGA
- a CDS encoding ferredoxin, whose product MRIRLDRTVCDGFGLCGKHAPGYFSLDDWGYACLIGDGNVPEEDHDKVMRALLDCPVHAITEIGEPKPSIPHPELHDEDDPASHVKTEDNEAEWGFIR is encoded by the coding sequence ATGAGAATTCGTTTGGACCGCACCGTTTGCGACGGTTTCGGACTGTGCGGCAAGCACGCCCCCGGCTACTTCTCGCTCGACGACTGGGGCTACGCCTGCCTGATCGGCGACGGCAACGTGCCGGAAGAAGACCACGACAAGGTGATGCGGGCGTTGCTGGACTGCCCAGTGCACGCCATCACCGAGATCGGCGAGCCCAAACCGAGCATCCCGCACCCCGAACTGCACGACGAAGACGACCCCGCCTCGCACGTGAAAACCGAGGACAACGAAGCGGAGTGGGGATTCATCCGTTGA
- a CDS encoding thiolase C-terminal domain-containing protein has product MTGKSAAPGRPLPQLTDENEFFWKAGADNVLRFQECRGCRSLIHPPAPVCRYCRGRDIGVREVSGRATLAGFTVNYRFSVPGMPAPYVIAEVAIVEDPRVRLTTNIIDSDPEELELGQTVEVVFDQIEDVWLPLFRPVPDAEPSPLPEDEIAPERFGEYVRPMLTTEKFEDKVALTGIGMSPIGRRQMVPALSLTVQACEAAIADAGLTFADIDGLSTYPGGGNFGGFGEGGVTALEAALGIRPTWHNGGMETFGPGGSVIAAMLAVSAGLARHVLCFRTLWEATFNELMKQGKIVPSGGRTTSWQWPFGATSAAHTLALNAQRHFHRYGTTKETLGWIALNQRANAALNPTAVYRDPMTMEDYLNARPITTPFGLYDCDVPCDGAIAVIVSAVDAARDLAKPPVLVEAVGTQIIERIDWDQSTLTHEPQVLGQSAHLWTRTSLRPGDVDVAELYDGFTMNCLSWIEALGFCGIGEAREFLDGGKNIARDGVIPLNTHGGQLSHGRTHGMGLLHEAVTQLRGDAGERQVAGARVGVVSSGGLTPSGVILLRADT; this is encoded by the coding sequence TTGACCGGCAAGTCAGCTGCACCGGGACGTCCGCTGCCCCAGCTCACGGATGAGAACGAGTTCTTCTGGAAAGCCGGCGCTGACAACGTATTACGTTTCCAGGAGTGCCGGGGCTGTCGGTCGCTGATCCACCCGCCCGCGCCGGTGTGCCGCTACTGCCGCGGTCGCGACATCGGCGTGCGCGAGGTTTCGGGCCGTGCGACCCTCGCCGGCTTCACGGTCAACTACCGGTTCAGCGTGCCGGGAATGCCGGCGCCGTACGTCATCGCAGAGGTGGCCATCGTCGAGGATCCCCGAGTTCGGTTGACCACCAACATCATCGACTCCGATCCCGAAGAACTGGAACTCGGTCAGACCGTCGAGGTGGTGTTCGACCAGATCGAGGACGTGTGGCTGCCGTTGTTCCGCCCCGTCCCGGACGCTGAGCCTTCGCCGCTGCCCGAGGACGAGATCGCGCCGGAACGTTTCGGCGAGTACGTCCGCCCGATGCTGACCACGGAGAAGTTCGAGGACAAGGTCGCGCTGACCGGCATCGGCATGTCGCCGATCGGTCGCCGTCAGATGGTGCCCGCCCTGTCGCTGACCGTGCAGGCCTGTGAGGCCGCGATCGCCGATGCCGGCCTGACTTTCGCCGACATCGACGGCCTGTCCACCTACCCCGGAGGCGGCAACTTCGGCGGCTTCGGCGAAGGCGGCGTCACCGCACTGGAAGCGGCCCTGGGTATCCGGCCGACCTGGCACAACGGCGGCATGGAGACCTTCGGTCCGGGCGGTTCGGTGATCGCGGCGATGCTGGCGGTCTCGGCCGGCCTGGCTCGTCACGTGCTGTGCTTCCGGACGCTATGGGAAGCCACCTTCAACGAGCTGATGAAGCAGGGCAAGATCGTTCCGTCCGGCGGGCGCACCACGAGTTGGCAGTGGCCGTTCGGGGCGACTTCCGCCGCACACACGCTGGCGCTCAACGCGCAGCGGCACTTCCATCGCTACGGCACTACGAAAGAGACGCTGGGCTGGATCGCGCTGAATCAACGCGCCAACGCCGCCCTCAACCCGACCGCCGTCTATCGCGACCCGATGACGATGGAGGACTACCTGAACGCGCGGCCCATCACCACACCGTTCGGCCTCTACGACTGCGACGTCCCCTGCGATGGCGCGATCGCCGTCATCGTCTCCGCCGTCGACGCCGCCCGAGACCTGGCCAAGCCGCCCGTCCTGGTCGAGGCGGTGGGAACGCAGATCATCGAGCGCATCGACTGGGATCAGAGCACGCTCACTCACGAACCGCAGGTGCTGGGCCAGTCGGCGCATCTGTGGACGCGCACCTCACTGCGTCCCGGCGACGTTGACGTCGCCGAACTCTACGACGGGTTCACCATGAACTGTCTCTCGTGGATCGAGGCGCTCGGCTTCTGCGGCATCGGCGAGGCGCGCGAGTTCCTGGACGGCGGCAAGAACATCGCCCGCGACGGCGTCATACCGCTGAACACCCACGGCGGGCAGCTGTCGCACGGCCGCACCCACGGCATGGGCCTGCTGCACGAAGCGGTCACGCAGCTGCGCGGCGACGCCGGCGAGCGGCAGGTCGCCGGGGCCCGCGTCGGGGTGGTCAGCAGCGGTGGTCTGACGCCCAGCGGCGTCATTCTGTTGCGGGCGGACACATGA
- a CDS encoding alpha/beta fold hydrolase, whose amino-acid sequence MTAPRPRVVIADGVPMSGVIAEADEPKAVIVAIHGGGTTAAYFDCPGHPELSLLRLGAALGYTVIAIDRPGHGSSAPYPEAVQTPEQRVDLAYGAVERILGERSRGAGLFLLGHSGGCELATRMAADDRGAALLGLELGGTGRRYHDVAKEIMKAAAVKERPPGTRELLWEPMRLYPPDILRGVTNSSTSPPYERDVAVNWPHRYFPELAPAVRVPVRFTIGEHDRVYRGDDHNLAEIAQMFSQASRFTSNRFPEAGHNLSLGLNAADYHRTVFAFVDECAAADGASRSAEDR is encoded by the coding sequence ATGACCGCCCCCCGCCCACGCGTGGTGATTGCCGACGGTGTGCCCATGTCCGGCGTGATCGCCGAGGCCGACGAGCCCAAAGCAGTGATCGTGGCGATCCACGGCGGCGGCACCACCGCCGCGTATTTCGACTGCCCGGGGCACCCCGAGTTGTCGTTGCTGCGGCTCGGCGCGGCGCTGGGTTATACGGTGATCGCGATCGACCGGCCGGGGCACGGAAGTTCGGCCCCGTACCCGGAGGCGGTGCAGACCCCGGAGCAGCGCGTCGACCTCGCATACGGCGCCGTCGAACGAATTCTCGGTGAGCGATCACGCGGTGCGGGATTGTTCTTGCTGGGCCATTCCGGCGGCTGCGAGTTGGCGACCCGGATGGCTGCCGACGACCGGGGTGCCGCGTTGCTGGGCCTGGAACTGGGTGGCACCGGAAGGCGCTATCACGACGTCGCCAAGGAGATCATGAAGGCGGCGGCCGTCAAGGAGCGTCCGCCCGGCACCCGCGAGCTGCTGTGGGAGCCGATGCGCCTGTACCCGCCCGACATCCTGCGCGGGGTCACGAATTCGTCGACGTCCCCGCCTTACGAGCGAGACGTAGCCGTGAATTGGCCACACCGCTACTTCCCCGAACTCGCACCTGCGGTGCGGGTCCCGGTGCGGTTCACCATCGGCGAGCACGACCGGGTTTACCGGGGCGACGACCATAACCTCGCCGAAATCGCCCAAATGTTCTCTCAGGCATCGCGTTTCACCAGCAACCGGTTTCCCGAGGCGGGGCACAACCTCAGCCTCGGACTCAACGCCGCCGACTACCACCGCACCGTGTTCGCGTTCGTCGACGAATGCGCGGCGGCGGATGGCGCCTCACGGTCGGCGGAAGACCGGTGA
- a CDS encoding cytochrome P450 → MTKSKVTFDPFSEDFFNGAWDTYRRMQEEAPVYYSEEYDFYALTRHADVAAGLKNFQTYSSAYGIDLSMVRTGKPPEQKSIIFMDPPDHRHMRSLLNKVFTPRAIQSQREMVGEKIDKYLGLVDKDRFDVVQDFSGPFPVEVITTMLGVPEEHAQRVRHLIDESLHREPGQVEVGERGMQANIETWMLYYELLQQRRAEPRDDLFTKLINAEIEREDGQMTKLDDIEIAGFATLLGGAGAETVTKLVGNAPVVFARFPEQWQKLLDDRSKIPAAVEELLRYEAPSQYQVRCSLKDVELHGVTIPAMKPVFLINAAANRDPAAWTNPDEFDIDRDRHEALNLSFGYGIHSCLGAALARMESVIALEKLLDFMPRYEVDWENCNRVHMQNVAGWKNVPVKVLP, encoded by the coding sequence ATGACCAAATCGAAGGTCACCTTCGATCCGTTCTCCGAGGACTTCTTCAACGGTGCCTGGGATACGTATCGGCGCATGCAGGAAGAGGCGCCGGTGTATTACAGCGAGGAGTACGACTTCTATGCGCTGACCCGGCACGCCGACGTCGCGGCCGGCCTGAAGAACTTCCAGACCTACTCCTCGGCCTACGGTATCGACCTGTCGATGGTGCGAACTGGCAAGCCGCCGGAGCAGAAGTCGATCATCTTCATGGACCCGCCGGATCACCGCCATATGCGCAGCCTGCTCAACAAGGTCTTCACGCCGCGCGCCATCCAGTCTCAGCGGGAGATGGTCGGCGAGAAGATCGACAAGTACCTCGGCCTGGTGGACAAGGACCGATTCGATGTGGTGCAGGACTTCTCGGGGCCGTTCCCGGTCGAGGTGATCACCACGATGCTGGGAGTCCCCGAGGAGCATGCGCAGCGGGTGCGCCACCTTATCGACGAGTCTCTGCACCGCGAGCCAGGACAGGTCGAGGTCGGCGAACGCGGCATGCAGGCGAACATCGAAACCTGGATGCTGTATTACGAGCTCCTGCAACAACGTCGTGCCGAGCCGCGGGACGACCTGTTCACCAAGCTGATCAACGCTGAGATCGAGCGCGAAGACGGCCAGATGACCAAGCTCGACGACATCGAGATAGCCGGATTCGCAACGTTACTGGGCGGAGCCGGCGCCGAGACGGTGACCAAGCTGGTGGGCAATGCGCCGGTGGTGTTCGCGCGGTTTCCCGAGCAGTGGCAGAAGCTGCTCGACGACCGCAGCAAAATCCCTGCCGCGGTGGAGGAACTGTTGCGCTACGAGGCGCCGTCCCAATACCAGGTGCGCTGCTCGCTGAAAGACGTTGAACTGCATGGCGTGACGATCCCGGCCATGAAACCGGTGTTCCTGATCAACGCCGCGGCCAACCGCGACCCGGCCGCCTGGACCAATCCCGACGAGTTCGACATCGACCGGGACCGGCATGAGGCGCTGAATCTCAGCTTCGGCTACGGAATTCACAGCTGCCTCGGCGCGGCGCTGGCCCGCATGGAGAGCGTGATCGCGCTGGAGAAACTGCTCGACTTCATGCCGCGCTATGAGGTGGACTGGGAGAATTGCAACCGCGTGCATATGCAGAATGTCGCGGGATGGAAGAACGTTCCAGTAAAGGTGCTGCCATGA
- a CDS encoding ferredoxin, whose product MRIEVDWDLCESNAVCMGIAPDVFLLGDDDMLTVLQPEVTPENEELVREAVRQCPRQAISIV is encoded by the coding sequence ATGAGAATCGAAGTTGACTGGGATCTGTGCGAGAGCAACGCCGTGTGCATGGGCATCGCACCCGACGTGTTCCTGCTCGGTGACGACGACATGTTGACCGTCCTGCAGCCAGAGGTCACACCCGAGAACGAGGAACTGGTTCGCGAAGCGGTGCGGCAGTGCCCGCGCCAGGCGATATCCATCGTCTAG
- a CDS encoding ferredoxin yields MKVWVDDGTCRGHGMCLTLCPEVFSLTDDGYAEAISGDVPTAFEAATREAIECCPEQAIKER; encoded by the coding sequence ATGAAAGTTTGGGTGGATGACGGGACATGCCGCGGCCACGGCATGTGCCTGACGCTGTGCCCGGAAGTCTTCAGTCTCACCGACGACGGCTATGCCGAGGCGATATCCGGCGACGTTCCAACAGCATTCGAGGCGGCCACCCGCGAGGCTATCGAGTGCTGTCCGGAGCAGGCGATCAAAGAACGCTGA
- a CDS encoding cytochrome P450: MVDDFTELDFFRDRQLVEDPYPYYEALRQQCPVTREPHHGVTMVTGWEEACAVLNDAKTWSSCTSVTGPFPGFPVPLEGDDVTELIEQHRDELPFSDQLPTLDPPTHTNHRSLLMRLITPKRLKENEDAMWALADQVLDEFLAPGKGEFIRGFAGPFTLLVIADLLGVPMEDRDSFVKGIRQHSGGGIGGTGKEALAHSPLEFLYGLFSDYVRDRRSEPRDDVLTGLATATYPDGSIPEIEDVARVASNVFSAGQETTVRLLGAALQILAERPDIQQQLRRDRSLIPNFIEEALRVESPVKGDFRLNRVPVSVGGVDLPAGTTVMILQAAANRDPRRFDDPATFDPARKNARQHLSFGRGIHSCPGAPLARAETRVALERLLDRTSGIRLDEREHGPANDRRYQYVPTYILRGLTELHLEFAPV; this comes from the coding sequence ATGGTGGATGATTTCACCGAACTGGATTTCTTCCGCGACCGCCAGCTTGTCGAGGATCCCTACCCCTACTACGAGGCGCTGCGGCAGCAGTGTCCGGTAACCCGGGAACCGCACCACGGCGTCACCATGGTGACGGGCTGGGAAGAAGCCTGCGCGGTGCTCAACGACGCCAAGACGTGGTCGTCGTGCACGTCGGTGACCGGTCCGTTCCCAGGATTCCCGGTGCCTCTGGAAGGCGACGACGTCACCGAACTGATCGAGCAGCACCGTGACGAGTTGCCGTTCAGCGACCAGCTGCCCACCCTCGACCCGCCCACCCACACCAATCACCGCTCCCTGTTGATGCGGCTGATCACCCCGAAGCGGCTCAAGGAGAACGAGGACGCCATGTGGGCGCTCGCCGATCAGGTGCTCGACGAGTTCCTGGCACCGGGTAAGGGTGAGTTCATCAGGGGATTCGCCGGTCCGTTCACGCTGCTGGTGATCGCCGACCTGCTGGGTGTGCCGATGGAGGATCGCGATTCCTTCGTCAAGGGCATCCGCCAGCACTCGGGTGGCGGCATCGGGGGCACCGGCAAGGAAGCACTCGCGCACAGTCCGCTGGAGTTCCTCTACGGCCTGTTTTCGGACTACGTTCGTGACCGCCGCAGCGAACCCCGCGACGACGTGCTGACCGGCCTGGCCACCGCGACCTACCCGGACGGCTCGATACCGGAGATCGAAGACGTGGCCCGCGTCGCCAGCAATGTCTTCTCGGCGGGGCAGGAGACCACCGTGCGGTTGCTGGGCGCGGCGTTGCAGATCCTGGCGGAGCGTCCTGACATCCAGCAGCAACTGCGCCGGGACCGCAGCCTGATCCCCAACTTCATAGAGGAGGCGCTGCGGGTCGAGAGCCCGGTCAAGGGAGACTTCCGCCTGAACCGGGTTCCCGTCAGCGTCGGTGGGGTCGACCTTCCGGCCGGCACCACGGTGATGATCCTGCAGGCGGCCGCCAACCGCGACCCGCGCCGCTTCGACGACCCCGCCACCTTCGACCCGGCCCGTAAGAACGCACGTCAGCATCTGTCGTTCGGTCGGGGCATTCACAGTTGCCCCGGCGCGCCGCTGGCGCGGGCCGAAACCAGGGTCGCGCTCGAGCGTCTGCTAGACAGGACATCGGGCATCAGGCTCGATGAGCGGGAGCACGGGCCGGCGAATGACCGCCGCTACCAATACGTTCCGACGTACATCCTGCGTGGCCTGACCGAGTTGCACCTGGAATTTGCGCCGGTATGA